In Mucinivorans hirudinis, the DNA window CGGCGGAATTTGTGCAGCAATTCGGGGCTGACGGCTATGCCATCGGAGGGTTGGCAGTGGGTGAGCCTGCTCCGATGATGTATGAGATGATAGAGGTCGTCAATGGCGTTTTGCCGGAGGATAAACCGCGATATTTGATGGGAGTCGGTACACCGGTCAATCTGCTGGAGGCGATTGAACGCGGGGTGGATATGTTTGATTGTGTGATGCCTACGCGTAACGGACGCAACGGAATGCTCTTTACGAGTGAGGGGATAATAAATATTCGCAACGAAAAGTGGAAAAATGACTTCACACCGATAGACACCGCCGGCGTTAGCTTCGTAGACTGCACCTATACAAAGGCATACCTACGCCACTTGAGCATAGCAGGCGAAATGTTGGCTTCGCAAATTGCCTCCATTCATAATCTTGCCTTCTACCTTTGGTTGGTGGGTGAGGCTCGGAATCAAATTATTTGTGGTACATTTGCAGAGTGGAAAACCGTAATGGTCGAGAAATTACAACGCAGATTATGAAACTATTGATCATCGACAGATATATTATAAAAAAGTTTTTGATAACCTACTTCTTCGCAATCGCGATGATATGTGTCATTGTCGTCATATTCGATGCGGCGGAGAATGCACAAGACTTTTTGGCGGCACACATCTCTTTCTCAAAAATACTTACGGGATATTACCTCAATTTTATCCCCTACTTTGTAAATCAACTTAGCGGGCTTTTCACCTTTATTGCCGTCATATTTTTTACCTCGAAAATGGCATACGATACCGAGATTATCGCCATTCTCAGTAGCGGGGTAAGTTTCAAAAGGCTGATGTGGCCCTACTTTGTGGCGGCATTCGTAATTGCAGCCATTAGCCTCACGCTGAACCTTTTCGTAATTCCGGAAACTAATAAACGCCGAATCGACTTCGACAACACATACCGAAACGCCAACAAACGAGAACAAAATATGTCTACGGGCAATGTCTATCGCCAGATAGGGTCAAATACATTCGCCTATATCAAAGACTACTACCCGGCAAGCAAGCGCGCATCTTACTTATCAATAGAGAGTTATGACGGCGGGCGAATTATCAGTGCCGTGGAAGCTCAAGACGCCACCTACAACGAGGAAAGCGGACGATGGAGTGCGGCTAAATATATTACGCGAGTCTTTGACGGTGAGCAGGAAAATTTCGTCAAACACGAAGAAAGGCTCGATACTGCCATCAACCTGACTGCTCAAGAACTGGGAAAAACAGAAGATTTAGTTCAGATACTCAATGCTGTAGAACTGAGTCACTTCATTGACCAACAACGATATAAGGGGTCTGATATGGTCGTCCTATTCGAGATTGAGAGTTATAGCCGCTACGCATACCCGTTTTCAACTTTCATTCTTACACTAATCGGGGTGTCGCTCTCCTCACGCAAAGTGCGTGGCGGAACAGGGCTGCACATTGGGGTAGGCATAGCACTATGTTTCAGCTATATAGTATTAATGCGTTTTGCAGGAGAGTTTGCAAAGACAAACTTGCTACCATCGTGGTTGGCAATTTGGTCTCCAAATATTATCTATTTGATTATCGGAATTTATCTCTATAAAAAAGCTCCGAAATAGATATTTGTGGAATATTATGTGGTGTAGAATTAAAATTATTGCTAACTTTGTAATAATAATTTAATGTTGTAGTCAAAATGTTTACAGAACTCCTCGATACGATTTTTGAAAAATCAATTGGACTTTACCACAACTTCGATGATGTGGATAGCGTGATGCCCCTACCCTACCCTAACGGCTCTTTCGAGATGCTGCTATTCCACAAAAATTGGATCGACACGGTTCAGTGGCACTTAGAGGATATTATCCGCGACCCGATGATTGACCCCGTGGAGGCTCTGGCAATCAAACGACGTATTGACGCAAGCAATCAGGACAGAACAGATAAAGTTGAGTTTATAGACTGCTATTTTCTCGATAAGTACTCCTCTGTCAAACCATTAGAGAATGCAACGCTCAACACCGAAACGTTGGCGTGGGCTATTGACCGCTACTCGATTCTTGCGCTCAAAATATACCATATGAATCTGGAGGTCGGGCGCGACGACGTATCGGAAAGTCATCGCGAGGCGTGTAGCAAAAAGCTGGATGTGCTTCTGGAGCAGAAGAAGGATATGAGCTCTTCAATAGAGCAGCTTATTGCTGACATTGAAGCCGGTAGAAAAATAATTAAGACCTACAAGCAGATGAAAATGTACAACGACCCTGCTTTGAATCCTGTGCTATACGCGGCAAAGAAGTAACTGTTTGTGAAGACCATACTTGTCATACGAAGCTCGGCTATGGGCGATGTTGCGATGACCGCTCCTGTGATTGATGCGGTGTTGGAGCAGTACCCCGATATAAGGATTGTTATGCTCTCGCGAGAGTTCTATGCCCCTTTTTTTAAACAAAGCGACCGCTTTGTAGTCCACAATATCAACCTTGACAGCCAACACAACGGATTCCGAGGTGTGTGGCATATTTTCAGGGAGTTACGCTCGCACTATAAGTTCGACTTTATTATAGACCTCCAAGATAAAATATACTCGAAAATTTTACGTCGCTTTTTCGGAATAATTGGTGTGGGCTCTTTCCACATAAATAAAGGACGAAACGAGAAAAAAGCACTCACACGCAAAACTGCAAAAGAGTACAAGCAGCTACGTAGCAGTATTTTACGATATGCAGATGTTTTTGCTGCTGCCGGCTTGCCTGTGGAGTTGGCTACGCCCGAGAGAGTCGAAAGGGAAATTCCGGAGCAGTTCGGCGCGAAAACTGATGGACGTTGGATTGGCTTTGCCCCATTTGCTCAGCACGCCGGAAAACGAATTGACATTGAGACTGCTCGAGATGTAATTGCCTTGATTGGCAAACGCTACCCTATGGACAAAGTCTTTATCTTT includes these proteins:
- a CDS encoding ADP-heptose:LPS heptosyltransferase, whose protein sequence is MGDVAMTAPVIDAVLEQYPDIRIVMLSREFYAPFFKQSDRFVVHNINLDSQHNGFRGVWHIFRELRSHYKFDFIIDLQDKIYSKILRRFFGIIGVGSFHINKGRNEKKALTRKTAKEYKQLRSSILRYADVFAAAGLPVELATPERVEREIPEQFGAKTDGRWIGFAPFAQHAGKRIDIETARDVIALIGKRYPMDKVFIFGGGAEEKRVADEFEADFENCTSAVGKVRLKQEMDLIANLDVMISMDSSAMHIASLVGVRVVSVWGATHPFAGFLGMGQSLSDVVQVEDLKCRPCSVYGHKPCYRGDYACLRRITATMIVAKI
- a CDS encoding putative membrane protein; this translates as MKLLIIDRYIIKKFLITYFFAIAMICVIVVIFDAAENAQDFLAAHISFSKILTGYYLNFIPYFVNQLSGLFTFIAVIFFTSKMAYDTEIIAILSSGVSFKRLMWPYFVAAFVIAAISLTLNLFVIPETNKRRIDFDNTYRNANKREQNMSTGNVYRQIGSNTFAYIKDYYPASKRASYLSIESYDGGRIISAVEAQDATYNEESGRWSAAKYITRVFDGEQENFVKHEERLDTAINLTAQELGKTEDLVQILNAVELSHFIDQQRYKGSDMVVLFEIESYSRYAYPFSTFILTLIGVSLSSRKVRGGTGLHIGVGIALCFSYIVLMRFAGEFAKTNLLPSWLAIWSPNIIYLIIGIYLYKKAPK